The DNA segment GCAACGCCGCCGGAGAGGCCGCGGCGCAGGGCCACCTGGCTTCAAGGGGGCTCTCCCTCGATGAGGACCGCTACGAAATCCGCCTCAACAGCCATCTGATCGACCTCACCTTCCGGGAATTCGAGCTTCTCAAGCATTTGATGAAAAATTCGGGCCGTGTGTTCGACAGAGAGCAATTGCTCAATCTCGTATGGGGGGCCGACTACATCGGCGGCGCCCGCACGGTGGATGTTCATATCCGCCGAATCCGTTCGAAAATCGAGGCCGAGGGGCAAAACTTCATCTCGACCATTCGGGGCGTCGGCTACAAATTCCTCGAGGAGGACAACTCCTCCCTGGGCGGCGGCTTCCCTGTCGCCTGAAAACACCCTGAAATCTACGGGAATTCGCCGATTTAACCCCTCTGAAATTTTCCGGTAATCTTCCTGTAACAACCTCCCCCTAGCATCAGGCCGAACGAGCGAAACCCCATGAGGAGCCACAATTTCTGCCTGGGCAAAGGGCTTGATGCTATCGGAGGAAGATGAAATGCGGACGACCCAACGTGTGGCCGCTACACTGGGACTGGCCACCGCCTTCCTGCTCCTGTCCGCGGACGCGGGATGGACGCAAGAAGCCAAGGAACTCACAAAAGCAGTCGCGG comes from the bacterium genome and includes:
- a CDS encoding response regulator transcription factor gives rise to the protein MAKLLIYTADYDFADALTRSLRREGHACKIVDDEEEVLNEVKARGLALILLDDAPALLTVSDFRKWTSLPLLLLADPGRLQEHRIPLEADDVIVKPIREEELLFRVRNLCQNSNAAGEAAAQGHLASRGLSLDEDRYEIRLNSHLIDLTFREFELLKHLMKNSGRVFDREQLLNLVWGADYIGGARTVDVHIRRIRSKIEAEGQNFISTIRGVGYKFLEEDNSSLGGGFPVA